Proteins encoded by one window of Chondromyces crocatus:
- a CDS encoding L,D-transpeptidase, giving the protein MRLLTCVTSALLVTACAPAQDPPGRLAHGDAQAAAGIGLLAPGAPGAAEASSAAVIAAANSGREGDRDATLPGQGAKIASIAMRTWIYVAPDDRSTKLGYLRAGAVVDRAELSAGTTGCAGGWYRIAPRGYVCVGKGASLALDHQVVAAAGRGPLRGEPAPYHYVISKSPAPHLYFRLPSRQDQERTEGSSLGVHLARMGGPRDLPLDPVPEFLSAGRDLPKPYGAEEKLHYSVHTGRAKESSAYGLATAFEWTGRLFGLTTELDLIPLDRTKPARSSQLRGLVVTPAQWAVVESPPQVSVDVKFEPELKGAAAIVKSYGAALMRPDDRGEFESAGLAGHRSGWLLTGRTHGGRRGLLETAEGSWIGEGSLVISPRRDDPQGYSKSGRKWIDVSIKRQMVVAYEGDRTAFATLVSTGRGGMGDPKTTHATMRGVFRIHTKHVSTTMDGDDEATEAFDLRDVPYTQYFHEGYALHGAYWHDEFGKERSHGCVNLAPADAAWLFDWTEPSVPLEWHGAINIDGGTLVWVHG; this is encoded by the coding sequence ATGCGCCTGCTCACCTGCGTCACCTCTGCTCTGCTCGTCACGGCCTGTGCGCCAGCCCAGGACCCGCCAGGGCGGCTCGCACACGGCGACGCCCAGGCGGCGGCAGGGATCGGGCTTCTGGCACCGGGCGCGCCGGGCGCTGCCGAGGCGTCGTCCGCGGCGGTGATCGCGGCGGCGAACTCCGGGCGCGAGGGCGACAGGGACGCGACCTTGCCAGGTCAGGGCGCGAAGATCGCGAGCATCGCGATGCGCACGTGGATCTACGTGGCGCCGGACGATCGGTCGACGAAGCTCGGCTACCTGCGCGCAGGCGCGGTGGTGGATCGGGCGGAGCTGTCCGCGGGGACGACGGGGTGCGCGGGGGGCTGGTACCGGATCGCGCCGCGCGGCTACGTGTGCGTGGGCAAGGGGGCGTCGCTCGCGCTGGATCACCAGGTGGTGGCGGCGGCAGGGCGCGGGCCGCTGCGGGGTGAGCCGGCGCCGTACCACTACGTGATCTCGAAATCGCCGGCGCCGCACCTCTACTTCCGGCTGCCGTCACGACAGGACCAGGAGCGGACGGAGGGGTCGTCGCTCGGGGTGCATCTCGCGCGCATGGGGGGTCCACGGGATCTGCCGCTCGATCCGGTGCCGGAGTTCCTGAGCGCGGGGCGTGATCTGCCGAAGCCGTACGGGGCCGAGGAGAAGCTGCACTACTCGGTGCACACGGGGCGCGCGAAGGAGAGCTCGGCCTACGGGCTGGCCACGGCGTTCGAGTGGACGGGGCGGCTGTTCGGGCTGACGACGGAGCTGGATCTGATCCCGCTCGATCGGACGAAGCCAGCGCGCTCGAGCCAGCTCCGGGGCCTGGTGGTGACGCCCGCGCAGTGGGCGGTGGTGGAGTCGCCGCCGCAGGTGTCGGTGGACGTGAAGTTCGAGCCGGAGCTGAAGGGCGCCGCGGCGATCGTGAAGTCGTACGGCGCGGCGCTGATGCGGCCCGACGATCGGGGGGAGTTCGAGAGCGCGGGGCTGGCCGGGCACCGCTCGGGGTGGCTGCTCACGGGGCGGACCCACGGGGGGCGCAGGGGGCTTCTGGAGACGGCCGAGGGGTCGTGGATCGGCGAAGGGAGCCTGGTGATCTCGCCGCGGCGCGACGATCCGCAGGGGTACTCGAAGAGCGGCCGGAAGTGGATCGACGTGTCGATCAAGCGGCAGATGGTCGTGGCCTACGAAGGGGACCGGACGGCGTTCGCGACGCTGGTGTCGACGGGGCGCGGGGGCATGGGTGATCCGAAGACGACGCACGCGACCATGCGGGGCGTGTTCCGGATCCACACGAAGCACGTGTCGACGACGATGGACGGGGACGACGAGGCGACCGAGGCCTTCGATCTGCGCGACGTGCCGTACACGCAGTACTTCCACGAGGGCTACGCGCTGCACGGGGCCTACTGGCACGACGAGTTCGGCAAGGAGCGGAGCCACGGCTGCGTGAACCTCGCGCCCGCCGACGCGGCGTGGCTGTTCGACTGGACGGAGCCCTCGGTGCCGCTGGAGTGGCACGGGGCGATCAACATCGACGGCGGGACGCTGGTCTGGGTCCACGGCTGA
- a CDS encoding response regulator encodes MKGVRQDDQPSATPGADGAHQARQPILVVDDDIEIREMLRIALSEEGYGVLCASDGAAALHLLDQEVPGLILLDMRMPVMDGWAFARAYAARPGPHAPILVITAAVDAGRWAREIGASAAIAKPFDLNRLIEAVAEHMSQPALS; translated from the coding sequence GTGAAGGGAGTGCGACAGGATGACCAGCCGAGCGCGACGCCCGGAGCCGACGGCGCGCATCAGGCGCGACAGCCGATCCTGGTCGTCGACGACGACATCGAGATCCGCGAGATGCTCCGCATCGCGCTCAGCGAAGAGGGCTACGGCGTCCTCTGCGCCTCCGACGGGGCCGCGGCCCTCCACCTCCTCGACCAGGAGGTCCCCGGCCTCATCCTGCTCGACATGCGCATGCCGGTGATGGATGGCTGGGCCTTCGCGCGCGCGTACGCCGCGCGCCCCGGCCCGCACGCCCCCATCCTGGTGATCACCGCCGCCGTCGATGCCGGCCGCTGGGCCCGCGAGATCGGTGCCAGCGCCGCGATCGCCAAGCCCTTCGATCTCAACCGCCTCATCGAAGCCGTCGCCGAGCACATGAGCCAGCCCGCGCTCAGCTGA
- a CDS encoding SMI1/KNR4 family protein, which yields MGKAFLEAFNTMVEALRAHPKVEVYEVKVAAPASDAAIARAEAQLKRSLPDDVRAFYLAHDGVFLTWGLAGRAVQDPLSAFEFPDYGAPPGVINLLPIDRVFRRFWVEQSFINWYERPHTAIFGVAAQDADDEQRVRAGLVDSFGNYHHADMVFGPPDQPARMLVAGDHGADLMSSNVSSFATYLEVTLAIWGTDRMRAYKSRRYGRPSVLEGPPMRPSLDEIIARLERDGDDDEGDDEGMSEDEGLDEEGTS from the coding sequence ATGGGCAAGGCGTTTCTTGAAGCGTTCAACACGATGGTCGAAGCACTCCGTGCTCATCCCAAGGTGGAGGTGTACGAGGTGAAGGTGGCCGCGCCGGCGTCGGACGCCGCCATCGCCAGGGCCGAGGCGCAGCTGAAGCGCTCCTTGCCCGACGACGTGCGCGCGTTCTACCTGGCGCACGACGGCGTGTTCCTCACGTGGGGGCTCGCGGGGCGAGCGGTGCAGGATCCGCTGTCGGCCTTCGAGTTCCCCGACTACGGCGCGCCACCCGGGGTGATCAACCTGCTGCCGATCGATCGTGTGTTCAGGCGCTTCTGGGTGGAGCAGTCGTTCATCAACTGGTACGAGCGGCCCCACACCGCGATCTTCGGCGTGGCGGCGCAAGACGCCGACGACGAGCAGCGTGTCCGCGCTGGGCTCGTGGACAGCTTCGGGAACTACCACCACGCCGACATGGTGTTCGGCCCACCCGATCAGCCAGCGCGGATGCTCGTCGCGGGCGATCACGGCGCCGATCTGATGTCGTCGAACGTGTCGAGCTTCGCGACCTACCTGGAGGTGACGCTGGCGATCTGGGGCACGGACCGCATGCGCGCCTACAAGTCCCGGAGGTACGGTCGGCCGAGCGTGCTCGAAGGGCCGCCCATGCGCCCGTCGCTGGACGAGATCATCGCGCGCCTGGAGCGTGACGGCGACGACGATGAGGGCGACGACGAGGGGATGAGCGAGGACGAAGGTCTCGACGAGGAAGGGACGTCGTGA
- the hflX gene encoding GTPase HflX has product MHTHTQERPAAVLVSVQLPGIDHEQHAADLAELGRLVETLGYDVIATLSQRREALGAAAVLGRGKLRELAAYTGGEGELASSAPQRKDKARLRWEAEQREAEGDDDEDIDADAFDGDDLDDDAPEHDAPDTGRRATLVAIDHDISPSQIRNLERATGVQVLDRTGVIIEIFHRHARSREARLQVEIARLNYVAPRLRETGGTSERQRGKGAGESALELDRRRIRDRIAELKEELTAVQRDQSTRRSLRRDARRVALVGYTNAGKSSLMRALTGSEVLVADKLFATLDTTVRALHPEAKPRVLVSDTVGFIKKLPHDLVASFRSTLDEALEASLLLFVADASDPMYTEQLAVTRSVLGEIGAGDVPSLLLLNKVDRVAPEQLDALRALHPDAVFLSAKNPTDVAALRDRIVAFFEAAMVDGELLLPYGKQNLIGEIYENARVLEEAYDEHGGRLQVRAHPAALERLRSLLSR; this is encoded by the coding sequence ATGCATACCCACACCCAGGAACGCCCCGCAGCCGTCCTCGTCTCGGTCCAGCTCCCCGGCATCGACCACGAGCAGCACGCGGCGGACCTCGCCGAACTCGGCCGCCTCGTCGAGACCCTCGGCTACGACGTCATCGCCACCCTCTCCCAGCGCCGCGAGGCCCTCGGCGCGGCCGCCGTCCTCGGCCGCGGCAAGCTTCGCGAGCTTGCCGCCTACACCGGCGGAGAAGGTGAACTCGCCTCCAGCGCTCCCCAGCGCAAGGACAAAGCCCGCCTCCGCTGGGAAGCCGAGCAACGCGAAGCCGAAGGCGACGACGACGAGGACATCGACGCCGACGCCTTCGATGGCGACGACCTCGACGACGACGCGCCCGAGCACGACGCGCCCGACACTGGCCGCCGCGCCACCCTCGTCGCCATCGACCACGACATTTCTCCCAGCCAGATCCGCAACCTCGAGCGCGCGACGGGCGTCCAGGTCCTCGACCGCACCGGCGTCATCATCGAGATCTTCCACCGGCACGCCCGCAGCCGCGAGGCCCGCCTCCAGGTCGAGATCGCCAGGCTCAACTATGTCGCCCCCCGCCTCCGAGAGACCGGCGGCACGAGTGAGCGCCAGCGCGGCAAGGGCGCGGGCGAGAGCGCCCTCGAACTCGATCGCCGCCGCATCCGCGACCGCATCGCCGAGCTCAAGGAAGAGCTGACCGCCGTCCAGCGCGACCAGAGCACCCGCCGCAGCCTCCGCCGCGACGCCCGCCGCGTCGCCCTCGTCGGCTACACCAACGCGGGCAAGTCCTCCCTCATGCGCGCCCTCACCGGCAGCGAGGTCCTCGTCGCCGACAAGCTCTTCGCGACCCTCGACACCACCGTCCGCGCCCTCCACCCCGAGGCCAAGCCCCGCGTCCTCGTCTCCGACACCGTGGGCTTCATCAAGAAACTCCCCCACGACCTCGTCGCCAGCTTCCGCTCCACCCTCGACGAGGCCCTCGAAGCGTCCCTCCTCCTCTTCGTCGCCGACGCCTCCGACCCCATGTACACCGAGCAGCTCGCCGTCACCCGCAGCGTCCTCGGCGAGATCGGGGCAGGGGACGTCCCGAGCCTCCTCCTCCTGAACAAGGTCGACCGCGTCGCCCCCGAGCAGCTCGACGCCCTCCGCGCCCTCCACCCCGACGCCGTCTTTCTCTCCGCGAAGAACCCCACCGACGTCGCCGCCTTGCGCGATCGCATCGTCGCCTTCTTCGAGGCCGCCATGGTCGACGGTGAGCTGCTCCTCCCGTACGGCAAGCAGAACCTCATCGGCGAGATCTACGAGAACGCCCGCGTCCTCGAAGAGGCTTACGACGAGCACGGCGGCCGCCTCCAGGTCCGTGCTCACCCTGCCGCCCTCGAGCGCCTCCGCAGCCTGCTCTCGCGCTGA
- a CDS encoding WD40/YVTN/BNR-like repeat-containing protein codes for MPASSLPLRPSSRLPRVTRLAPATHAPRRAHRLAAAVVSAATLLLAADDVHANGRYPAAGLLVVDPNDPDHVLVRATYGIITTHDHGGEWRWTCEKVVGFGGFEDPMFGILADGRITAGLFIGLSSSVNGGCDWTMNPSLRNRYVVDLAVEKFDASRVVAVASNGVDAGQFLTQLWETTDSGATWTQAGIDLPVEFLALTLDPAPSDPERVYISGRYGAPDYLGVLQRTSDRGATWERVDIPGSDDNSLPYIGAIDPMDPDVVYVRLNRAPGDPSDALIYTDTAGDSWTTLFEGKGDMLGFALSPDGSQVAIGGPEDGLWVAPTSTFQFEQVAEIGVKCLTWTERGLYACADEFRDGFVVGLSENGGRSFTPVLHLDEVCGPLECDDQSGLTRNCAEEWGPTQLLLGAKSCDGSPTTTTSSSTTTGAGGSSSGGPREDSSGGCSAPATAVSSRWWLTLIPLGLAAALVRRRARRH; via the coding sequence GTGCCCGCCTCCTCCCTCCCGCTCCGTCCCTCCTCCCGCCTGCCGCGAGTGACCCGCCTCGCACCTGCGACACACGCACCCAGGCGCGCCCACCGCCTTGCGGCTGCCGTCGTTTCGGCGGCGACCTTGCTCCTCGCCGCGGACGACGTCCACGCCAACGGCCGCTACCCCGCGGCGGGCCTTCTCGTCGTCGACCCGAACGATCCCGACCACGTGCTCGTCCGGGCCACCTACGGCATCATCACCACCCACGATCACGGCGGGGAGTGGCGGTGGACCTGCGAGAAGGTCGTCGGCTTTGGCGGCTTCGAGGATCCCATGTTCGGCATTCTCGCCGACGGCCGCATCACGGCCGGCCTCTTCATCGGCCTCAGCAGCTCGGTCAACGGCGGCTGCGACTGGACCATGAACCCCTCCCTCCGCAACCGCTACGTCGTCGACCTCGCCGTCGAGAAGTTCGACGCCTCGCGCGTCGTCGCCGTCGCCAGCAACGGCGTGGACGCTGGCCAGTTCCTCACCCAGCTCTGGGAGACCACGGACAGCGGCGCGACCTGGACCCAGGCGGGCATCGACCTCCCCGTCGAATTCCTCGCCCTCACCCTCGATCCCGCGCCCTCCGACCCCGAGAGGGTCTACATCAGCGGTCGCTACGGCGCCCCCGACTACCTTGGCGTCCTCCAGCGCACCTCCGACCGCGGCGCCACCTGGGAGCGTGTCGACATCCCGGGCAGCGACGACAACAGCCTCCCGTACATCGGCGCCATCGACCCCATGGATCCCGACGTCGTGTACGTCCGCCTCAACCGCGCCCCGGGCGATCCTTCCGACGCCCTCATCTACACCGACACCGCGGGCGACAGCTGGACCACCCTCTTCGAGGGCAAGGGCGACATGCTCGGCTTCGCCTTGTCACCCGACGGCAGCCAGGTCGCGATCGGCGGCCCTGAAGACGGCCTCTGGGTCGCTCCCACCTCCACCTTCCAGTTCGAGCAGGTCGCCGAGATCGGCGTCAAGTGCCTCACCTGGACCGAACGCGGCCTCTACGCCTGCGCCGACGAGTTCCGTGACGGCTTCGTCGTCGGCCTCTCCGAGAACGGCGGCCGCTCCTTCACCCCCGTCCTCCACCTCGACGAGGTCTGCGGCCCCCTCGAGTGCGACGACCAGAGCGGCCTCACCCGCAATTGCGCCGAGGAGTGGGGCCCCACCCAGCTCCTCCTCGGCGCCAAGAGCTGCGACGGATCCCCGACGACCACCACCTCCTCCTCCACGACCACCGGCGCGGGCGGCTCCTCCTCGGGTGGCCCCAGAGAAGACAGCTCGGGCGGCTGCTCCGCGCCAGCCACCGCCGTCTCCTCCCGCTGGTGGCTCACCTTGATCCCGCTCGGTCTCGCCGCTGCCCTCGTCCGAAGGCGCGCTCGGCGTCACTGA
- a CDS encoding STAS domain-containing protein yields the protein MSEDNETVTIPLARLRRLVEALSYASVEAFEEARSLLESPTEDDFGELEGIMAVFLKELQSAQDLRAAQEQQRLLIERQQLAIRDLTTPIIDLWDDILTLPIVGVVDTQRAAEMTERLLARVEERGTRCVIIDVTGVNVIDTMTAAHLVRMVNASRLMGSYCVVTGMRPEVAQTLVQSGVEVAGVETLRSLKEGLRECFRYLRSDAGSVRVGGENRPRDTEVQPAG from the coding sequence ATGAGCGAAGACAACGAGACGGTGACGATCCCCCTGGCACGGCTCCGTCGGCTGGTGGAGGCCCTGTCCTACGCTTCGGTGGAGGCGTTCGAGGAGGCTCGGTCCCTGCTGGAGTCGCCGACGGAAGACGATTTCGGCGAACTCGAAGGCATCATGGCCGTGTTCCTGAAGGAGCTGCAGTCCGCTCAGGATCTGCGGGCCGCGCAGGAGCAGCAGCGGCTGTTGATCGAGCGGCAGCAGCTGGCGATCCGGGATCTGACGACGCCGATCATCGATCTGTGGGACGACATCCTGACCTTGCCGATCGTGGGCGTGGTGGACACGCAGCGGGCCGCGGAGATGACGGAGCGGCTGCTGGCCCGGGTGGAAGAGCGCGGGACGCGGTGCGTGATCATCGATGTGACGGGCGTGAACGTGATCGACACGATGACGGCCGCTCACCTGGTGCGGATGGTGAACGCTTCGCGCCTGATGGGTTCGTACTGCGTGGTGACGGGGATGCGGCCCGAGGTGGCGCAGACGCTGGTGCAGAGCGGGGTGGAGGTGGCCGGGGTGGAGACGCTGCGGTCGCTGAAGGAAGGGCTGCGGGAGTGCTTCCGTTACCTGCGCTCGGACGCGGGAAGCGTGCGGGTGGGCGGAGAGAACCGGCCGCGCGACACCGAGGTGCAGCCGGCGGGATGA
- the glgA gene encoding glycogen synthase GlgA, with the protein MEILFAASELAPMIKVGGLADVVASLSKALRLLGHRVTIALPRYQALESSGLMLARRLTPMVLDGPGERAEVTVYDGRLSSGVELLLLDIPGLFDRKGIYGEDGREYPDNARRFGLFSRAVVEVARQRARTGTPFDVLHTHDWPTAMAGYLLREQRSVMPTRSVLTLHNIASQGLFPREALATFGLGDDHFHPERLEFYSQLNFLKGGILAADALTTVSDTYAREIQTTKLGFRLDGVIRSQAKKLSGIVNGIDYAVWNPMTDPSLVARYDAEDIANKGRCKSAILQEIGLEIRPERPLLVAISRVVEQKGSDLLAAALPKILRGDASVIIAGEGDPALMAQLEAAAARAPGRAAYLGGVKEPVVHRLLAGADLALLPSRYEPCGLVQLYAQRYGTVPVAHRTGGLVDTVIDLDPALETGTGFLYDEPTAQGLIGATQRAIAALTHPRWGAVRRRVMRLDLGWDRPARRYAQVYRSVLQA; encoded by the coding sequence ATGGAGATCCTCTTCGCTGCTTCCGAGCTCGCGCCCATGATCAAGGTGGGCGGCCTCGCGGACGTGGTCGCCTCGCTGTCCAAGGCTCTCCGACTGCTCGGCCACCGCGTGACCATCGCGCTCCCGCGCTACCAGGCGCTCGAGTCGAGCGGCCTCATGCTCGCTCGCCGCCTCACCCCCATGGTGCTCGACGGCCCCGGGGAGCGTGCCGAGGTCACCGTGTACGACGGCCGGCTGAGTTCCGGGGTGGAGCTTCTCCTGCTCGACATCCCCGGCCTTTTCGACCGCAAAGGCATCTACGGCGAAGACGGCCGAGAGTACCCCGACAACGCCCGCCGCTTCGGCCTCTTCTCCCGCGCCGTCGTGGAGGTCGCCCGCCAGCGCGCCCGCACGGGCACCCCGTTCGACGTCCTCCACACGCATGACTGGCCCACGGCGATGGCGGGCTACCTCCTGCGCGAACAGCGCTCGGTCATGCCGACCCGGTCGGTTCTCACCCTGCACAACATCGCCTCCCAGGGCCTCTTCCCGCGCGAGGCGCTGGCCACCTTCGGCCTCGGCGACGATCACTTCCACCCCGAGCGGCTCGAGTTCTACAGCCAGCTCAACTTCCTCAAGGGCGGCATCCTCGCGGCTGATGCCCTCACCACCGTCTCCGACACCTACGCCCGCGAGATCCAGACGACGAAGCTCGGCTTCCGTCTCGACGGCGTCATTCGCTCCCAGGCCAAGAAGCTCTCGGGCATCGTGAACGGCATCGACTACGCCGTGTGGAACCCGATGACCGATCCCTCCCTCGTGGCGCGGTACGACGCCGAGGACATCGCCAACAAGGGCCGCTGCAAGAGCGCCATCCTCCAGGAGATCGGCCTCGAGATCCGGCCCGAGCGCCCCCTCCTCGTCGCGATCAGCCGTGTCGTCGAGCAGAAGGGGAGTGACCTCCTCGCGGCGGCGCTGCCCAAGATCCTGCGCGGGGACGCGAGCGTCATCATCGCAGGGGAAGGCGATCCCGCCCTCATGGCGCAGCTCGAGGCCGCGGCGGCCAGAGCCCCGGGTCGTGCCGCGTACCTCGGTGGCGTGAAGGAGCCCGTCGTGCACCGTCTCCTTGCCGGTGCCGACCTCGCGCTCCTGCCCTCCCGCTACGAGCCCTGCGGACTCGTGCAGCTTTACGCCCAGCGCTACGGCACCGTTCCCGTGGCCCACCGCACAGGCGGTCTCGTGGACACGGTCATCGACCTCGATCCGGCGCTGGAGACGGGGACGGGCTTCCTCTACGACGAGCCCACCGCACAAGGGCTCATCGGCGCCACGCAGCGTGCCATCGCCGCGCTGACCCACCCCCGCTGGGGTGCCGTGCGGCGCCGCGTCATGCGACTCGACCTCGGCTGGGATCGCCCCGCCCGGCGGTATGCGCAGGTCTATCGCTCGGTGCTCCAAGCGTAG
- a CDS encoding RluA family pseudouridine synthase, protein MTRISARQLEAMEGPFGRGVQVVRPAEVPEGSVVTVLRVPPEAAGMRLDRFVQTQLRRTSRTRAATIVARGAYSPDARRLRGGDRVRAEQCVLLWREPWDEQAPSVEIPVVFEDEDLVAINKPPFIPVHPTARYHKSTVVKMLEAARQGEHLYLGHRLDRETSGVLLLSRNAEADRRVKSQFEARTGVVKRYLAIAWGWATEEHFRVEVPLELDPTHSTKVKMRVARPGAGLPSATACELVERRVQPASGRHYSLIRCTLETGRQHQIRMHLSTVGLPLVGDKLYGPDDTLFTRGADGLLTDEDRQTLELERHALHAELLEMEHPIRGGRVRFEAPLAGDLQAFWDQLAPA, encoded by the coding sequence ATGACCCGGATCAGCGCGCGGCAGCTCGAGGCAATGGAAGGGCCCTTCGGCCGAGGGGTACAGGTGGTGCGGCCGGCGGAGGTGCCCGAGGGGTCGGTGGTGACGGTCCTCCGGGTGCCGCCCGAGGCCGCAGGGATGCGCCTCGACCGCTTCGTGCAGACGCAGCTCCGGAGGACGAGCCGGACGAGGGCCGCGACGATCGTGGCGCGGGGTGCCTACTCGCCGGACGCGCGCCGGTTGCGCGGTGGCGATCGGGTCCGCGCGGAGCAGTGCGTGCTCTTGTGGCGGGAGCCGTGGGACGAGCAGGCGCCATCCGTGGAGATCCCGGTGGTCTTCGAGGACGAGGATCTGGTGGCGATCAACAAGCCGCCGTTCATCCCGGTGCACCCCACGGCGCGCTACCACAAGAGCACCGTGGTCAAGATGCTGGAGGCGGCGCGGCAGGGTGAGCACCTGTACCTCGGTCACCGGCTCGACCGGGAGACGAGCGGCGTGCTCCTCTTGTCGCGCAACGCGGAAGCCGATCGGCGCGTGAAGTCGCAGTTCGAGGCGCGCACCGGGGTGGTGAAGCGCTACCTCGCCATCGCCTGGGGCTGGGCGACGGAGGAGCACTTCCGGGTGGAAGTGCCGCTGGAGCTCGATCCCACACACTCGACCAAGGTGAAGATGCGTGTCGCGCGGCCTGGCGCCGGGCTACCGTCTGCCACGGCCTGCGAGCTGGTCGAGCGCCGCGTGCAGCCCGCGTCAGGGCGCCACTACAGCCTCATCCGATGCACGCTGGAGACGGGAAGGCAGCACCAGATCCGGATGCATCTGAGCACGGTCGGGCTACCGCTGGTCGGCGACAAGCTCTATGGCCCCGACGACACGTTGTTCACGCGCGGGGCCGACGGGTTGTTGACGGACGAAGACCGGCAGACGCTGGAGCTCGAACGGCACGCGCTCCACGCGGAGCTGCTCGAGATGGAGCACCCCATCCGGGGAGGCCGTGTTCGCTTCGAAGCACCGCTCGCCGGGGATCTGCAAGCATTCTGGGACCAGCTCGCGCCCGCCTGA
- a CDS encoding ParA family protein encodes MAGISETCSICGTGFEVQFRYQMEEKDGGFSFFCSQKCLEKSQLGGDGEAMATCDACAKRFSPSLVSQVLYVSGKRHYACSLECRTQVVREANGVRLGDIAASVSEPPPATMREGAEAAEGLQEGAEPLPLSSGSSLGQTSARAPSSVAPATRPAAAGGGSADVRRASALPGPQSSASATPAPRSKASEVPARQGGAVAVPVVPSPNARRGAGTQPAGTAAAPVPQAVPRYLAVFNHKGGTGKTTTAVSVAAGLASKGKKVLLVDTDAQGNVSVSLGASAERSLYHVLVMGLRVADATKTVRPNLDLLPSNETLAAGELYLAGRQNRDRVLSDRLGAAAAGYDYVVLDCSPSLSLMNQNALVFADSVLVPVACDYLSLVGVRQVIKTVKNVNALLHHPVQIWGVLPTFFDGRAKIAREAVSTLQQHFGDRCLPPIRQAIKVKEAPAQGQTIFEYASGTPAADDYLTVVERIIESRERGQAGSEAGNAKASSAPRTTSGSRAGAAAAGA; translated from the coding sequence GCATCTGTGGGACCGGTTTCGAGGTCCAGTTCCGCTACCAGATGGAGGAGAAGGACGGGGGCTTCTCCTTCTTCTGCTCGCAGAAGTGCCTCGAGAAGAGCCAGCTCGGTGGTGACGGCGAGGCGATGGCCACGTGCGATGCGTGCGCCAAGCGCTTCTCGCCCTCCCTGGTATCTCAGGTCCTCTACGTGTCCGGCAAACGGCACTATGCCTGCTCCCTCGAGTGCAGGACCCAGGTCGTGCGCGAGGCCAATGGGGTGCGTCTCGGAGACATCGCCGCGTCCGTCTCCGAGCCGCCCCCGGCGACGATGCGGGAAGGAGCCGAGGCCGCTGAAGGACTCCAGGAAGGAGCCGAGCCGCTCCCCCTGTCGAGCGGCTCCAGCCTCGGCCAGACTTCTGCGCGCGCCCCCTCCAGCGTCGCCCCAGCCACTCGCCCGGCCGCTGCTGGTGGCGGCTCCGCGGATGTGCGGCGCGCCTCGGCCCTCCCGGGTCCTCAATCTTCGGCCTCTGCGACCCCCGCGCCTCGAAGCAAGGCGTCGGAGGTCCCGGCCCGCCAGGGCGGGGCGGTCGCCGTGCCCGTCGTCCCGTCACCGAATGCACGCCGCGGTGCAGGAACGCAGCCTGCCGGGACGGCTGCTGCCCCGGTTCCCCAGGCCGTGCCCCGGTATCTGGCCGTGTTCAACCACAAGGGGGGCACGGGCAAGACCACCACGGCCGTGAGCGTCGCCGCTGGCCTCGCGAGCAAGGGCAAGAAGGTGCTCCTCGTCGACACCGACGCCCAAGGCAACGTGTCGGTGTCCCTCGGCGCCAGCGCAGAGCGGTCGCTCTATCACGTGCTCGTGATGGGTCTGCGCGTGGCTGACGCCACCAAGACGGTGCGCCCCAACCTCGACCTGCTCCCCTCGAACGAGACCCTCGCCGCTGGCGAGCTCTACCTCGCCGGGCGGCAGAACCGCGACCGCGTGCTCTCCGACAGGCTCGGTGCTGCGGCGGCGGGCTACGACTACGTGGTCCTCGACTGCTCTCCGAGCCTGTCGCTGATGAACCAGAACGCTCTCGTGTTCGCCGACAGCGTGCTCGTCCCGGTGGCCTGCGACTACCTCTCCCTCGTCGGCGTGCGGCAGGTCATCAAGACCGTGAAGAACGTCAACGCGCTTCTCCACCACCCCGTCCAGATCTGGGGCGTCCTACCCACGTTCTTCGATGGGCGCGCCAAGATCGCACGCGAGGCGGTGAGCACCTTGCAGCAGCACTTCGGTGACCGCTGCCTTCCTCCGATCCGCCAGGCCATCAAGGTCAAAGAGGCGCCGGCACAGGGCCAGACCATCTTCGAGTACGCCTCGGGGACGCCCGCCGCGGACGACTACCTCACCGTGGTGGAGCGGATCATCGAGAGCCGCGAGCGGGGTCAAGCCGGCTCGGAGGCAGGGAACGCGAAGGCGTCGAGCGCCCCGCGAACGACTTCGGGCAGCCGGGCCGGCGCCGCAGCGGCGGGCGCGTGA